The region GAGGCGTTTTAACCAGgacaaacattattttaaccTTTGCTTGATTTAATGATGGATAATGATTTAATAACTGGCTATGATGTAAATAATGAACAGTCCAAAGGAAGGACAGCTTCATAAGTTATTCCTCTAAAAACCCATTAAGACAGTAAAATGTCCAATTCTAAACAAAGTCTTCTCCGTTCCTCCAAACaaagttcattttaatctcaaACAGCTGTGGGTAGAAATATGATCTGTTAGTCTTCAAAACCACAATCAGTGCACCGACCTGCCAGAGCGGGTCCCTCTCCTCAGGGAAGATCTGGAAGTATTTCTCAGCAAGCTGGACGGGGGGCAGAGTCTGCAGCCGGAGGTTCGTCCAACACTGGACGAACTTCACCAAAGACTCAAAGGTGTAGAGACCGAGCCGGTCGTTGCCGTAGTTTGACAGGTGGGTCATGAAGATACTGATCTGGATTGAGAGGCACAAAGGACCAAGttagtttatttacatttactgtcactcactcactcactcactcactcactcactcactcactcacacaaaatAGCGCTTACACTTTACTGTAAATCCCCTAtgtagcatttataagcaggtCAAATGTtaaacacattataatgtagttTGAAGCAGATTTATTAATGTAGCTGTGAACTCAAACTCCTCCTGTGGAGCCACAATCATCCCGTTTGACTTGTTGATGTTGAGAGAAGATGTTGTCCTGGCACCATGTGGCCAAAGCCTAAAAATACTCGGGAAGGAAGGACTGCTGCACCTTCTCCAGGATCTGAGTCCTGACCCACTTACcgctctttgttttcttctgttggGAAGCTGGACAGCAGCAGGATGTAAAGGaattttgtctctgtctttaaatCTTACAGGAGGAGACGCTCAGGCAGCTCCCCCGGACATAGCTGTTTCTCTTCAGTGATAGGGCTGGAGACGAGGCTGATAACACAAGACCCTGGACGGTCAGTAATAAATGACTCTCTTTTATGTAACCAGCACACGAGCGTGAGTTGTTTTCTGGGAATGTGGAGAAACTGAATAAAGACAAACCACAGGGGACCTTTCAGGTACAATTGAGGTGGCATGTTCTCCTTCGGCCAAgcttcaataaacatcctcaaCGTAAGACATCCTGCGCACTCTCTTCATTGAGGCCTTAACCTTCCATGACAGGAATCTCCCTATCACAGGAGAAGCTGCTCGTTGGGTTGTTAACGTGACAAACTGATGTCCAAGAGTGCCGTCATCATGCTGGATGAACAGTGCATGATTTACAAAGACAGTCAACATGGACTCATCAGTGCAGTCATCCAGTAGCAGCGGTGGTCTATCTCGTCTTATCTGCTTATAACTGCATTATAGTGGTTTATAAACCTTTACTAAATGTTTATGAATGCTAAATAAGGCTTCTTAAAGTAACGTGATACCACACATCTATTACAATTAAAGACAAATACAACtggacaccacacacacacacacacacacacacacaacacacacacacacacacacacacacacagattagtGCAGTAGTGAACATGGGGGAGGTTTTCTTACAGGGTTGAGGAGGACAGTGAGGAAGAGTTCTCCTCCTCTGATGCTCTTGTCCAGCTCCTTCGAGCCTCCTGGGTATTCATTGTAGAAGATTGTGTGGGTGAACAGACCGCACGTCTGCCGGGGCAACACCTGCAACACAAAGAGATCGTCGGTGTTTTGGTGTATATTCACATCCGTCCTCAGTCTCTATCTTGTGGACATTTTTACATACTCACGGCATTTTAGCTACTTTTTCAGATCAAGACTTGGCAAGAGTCAGTAATTAGTCAGTATTAGTCATCTGtcgctagatttagagactttttgcaaaaaaaaggtACCAAGCGAGAAATGtagcaactttttggacaaacctgaGCTACTTTCATTATCAGAGTCACCAGTAAGTGGACTTAGTTGTAgctgtatccctccaccaaccagtcaatatggtcacagtctctccttcctgagttacagtgttgaataatggccataagtgtttttgcagaacattatgatgtcacagtgaaattgaccttttggatataaaatgtcatcacttccttTTATCCTTACATACATTTGAGTTAAATCGCGTCATAGATAATGTGCGAAGgtcacagtgtgtcagtgtgtgatgtgatgttcCCTCTGGGCATTCCTGATATATTACGTTCACAAGAACATgggatcactgtgaccttgacctttgacgaccaaaagttccatcaaggtgttactgacaTACTGCATCCATGtacggacggacagacaacctgaaaacaatatgtctcGTGCTGTGACTGTCGCCACgtgaaggaataaaaacacGCCAATTAGAGCAGCTGTATTGTGAATTGAGCTGTAttgaatactgtatatgtaatcacagagaagaagagagaagagaacagttaaaccagctgacactagactgaatgCAAATACGACGCAGCTCCAGAACAGTCTTCAACTACATCCTCAGTTTCGCTCAGTGACCAATCGAGGTCCAGACGTACTTTTGACCTGGTCTTGTGGATCATTTGTTTGCACTGTGCATCGCTGTCATTGCACTTCATTAAAAGCCTGGAGCTGCACAGctttcaaaacaaagacacacgaAGCAGCATTTTTAATTGATGATGCGTCAGTATACATCTGGGAGCAATACACAAGggtaaatgaaatgttattctGCATGTGTTTAATCCCCTCCAGTCAAAATCCATTACTGTGTCTTTTCCTGAATAAAAGTGCAGCTTTATGAGGAAACAGCAGTGGAGCAGTTATCTGGCTCTGATCCACACAGTGTTTGTAACATGGGTAACTATCCAATCACAGTTCTTACTGCTATATTCATGACCTCTGGAAAAGGCTGAGgattacatactgtatttttagTTTACTTCCACTGTAGTAAAATCTTATCTGTTCCACTTCTGTCCTCTAGGAGGTGCTGCAGGTCTTTGTCCAACAAAACAATCATTTCAAGAGTGTTTTTTCCTGATATACTGAGGCCCTGCTTCTCTGCACTGTGCAGGCTTCTCACTCTACCCAACAACTAGGAAGttatctcttttatttatttcgtGATATGTGATGATAATGTTTATGAGACGTGCTGCTGTGAGACACTGTGAACAACTTCCAGAAACTTTGTCAAGTGAAGTCAAGTTTGCTTGCTGTCTGATATCTGATATCTATTAACAGTGAATGGAGGTGAGTGGAGGGCCCCATGTTGTCAGGACCCCTCCATTTGTGGTGCTCAAATCCaaagtttcatttgaaaaacacaatgGCAATTTTCTGAAATAATGTCATGGGTTAATACACAATTTCACAAAGAGCTATTTTCTCCTAAAACTGTCTCCTCACCGTTACATAGAAAAGAGGAGTGCAGCTGTGCGGAGCTGCTGACTCATCATCACTTTCTGaaaagtgtgtcagtgtggagaaAAGTTTACCCATGGGAACATTACCGGAATGCAAGTATATCGAGGACTGCAGACTGACCTGGATCCCATTATGGATGAAGCCGCGGCGGTACCGAGCCGGCCTCAGATGGGGGTATTCCTCTGTGCTGGTCACCTTGATGCCCCACACGGACTTCCAGGCCTCGTAGAGCTGGCTGTGGACCGGGTAAACCCCAGAGTGGTGTGGAGCCACTGCATAGCCCATGTCTGTCGGGATGCCGTGCTCCTGGAGACAGGGTTGTGTGgagtgaggaggtggaggtggaggggggaaCAGGCAAGAATGTAAAAAAGTATGTTATTGTGAGGAGAGACAATAagtagaagagagaaaagatctTAATACTTTTTCAAGCAGACACCAATCATGTAGCCATATAGTCCTTACACCAGTGAtgcagggacacacacaaatccttTTGCTACAAACTCCTTTAGTTAATAATGTAACCAGTAAAACTACATCCTCCTTctatggaggtagatttgtctAAATATTATTCATGGGAACAgataaaacaccttccacaaatacaaaaaatacatttgtaaactcaaaaatatcttgcaaatattAAACGAAACATCTACAACttttaaacagacatttgtgaatcaattttctatttgtgaagCAAAAAAGCAATTTTCCACTTGTTGAGTTTTGAGACGAACTCTCCGCCAGTCTGAACCAAAATTGATTTGTATCGCTCGGTCACTTTCGGAAAAAACGTGATCGTCACGTCTGCTGACGTCACCATTtcgcttttcaaagtaaaagcacgCAGTCTTCTATGAGCCGTTTTATCTTAAATAATCTGTGACGAGTAACACGCACTATGTTAACGGTTGTAAGATATGAAGTGACAGGACTCTGGTggatcttcctcctccttccttcacaCTGTGACAGTGTCAGTGCTGCTGACCTGAGCAAAGATCTTGTTGAGCCTCATCTGCTCAGCCAACACGCTGACGTTGTGGAAGAGGTGAGGCTGCATGTGGCTCCACATGTGAGGAAACCACCAGAAGTCCATCCTGTGTTGGAGCAGCATGTCGTCTCCCCGATCCTCCTCATCAGTacctggagagggagggagagagagagagagagagagagacagagagagagagagagagagagagagagagagagagagagagagagagagagagagagagagagagagagagagagagagagagagagagctttagCCATCAACCTGTGTGGATATTAACTATTGAAGTGAAAGTTGATTTGACACAGTTATTGTGTGTATTATTTGTTTGCTTAATATTAGtgtttatcagttttttttaagactAAATTGAAACCTATCACAATAAATATTTTGGGACTTGTTATTGAAAGGGTGACGCTTCTGTGCCCAGACCAGGATTCATCTGGgtggggaaagtgaaagagcaCAGCTTTCCCCTCCATCATTACCActgaggtgcccttgagcaaggcttTTATCCCCCAACAGATGTTACTGTGGAGTGAAGGTTGAGATCAGAGGATCCTTGCAGACTGTCAGTGtgtggatcttttttttcttacttttgtcTACGATCTGTGCATGAACACAGCCtgacagctacagtatgttactgttttctaatatttttagTTGAAATATGTTCAGAAACATATCTTAATGTGGAGCGGTGCCGTCAAAGGCTTCTGTGACCCAGACTCACTGATGTCAGACCAGATCTTCTATTGGGCGCGTACTCAGTCTCAGGATCTCCGTTTATGGTTTAACCTCCATTTTACATGAATTATCATGTCATATCAGTCAGTGGCTTTAAATAAATCAGCTGACTACACTTGATTGCAGGATCTGTCAAACCAGTTCAATAAGGTCTAAACATTAATCAATTGTCAAAATAcacaaggagaggaaagaaatacAAGACAATCCTTTTTATTACTGATCTGTCGGATATTGAGACTGTCAGGGCTGAAACATCTGCACAGATGCACAGAAGATCCTCAGCTGTGTTAAAACACAATGTTTGCAACAGAAATCTCTGTTGATACAGTAATGACGGGTGTTACGTACCTGTGTGATAAAACTTTCCGGAAAATCCCAAGTTGAAGGTGAATTTAGGGACCAGTGctctcagtttgttttgagtGTTGAGCAATGCCTGTGACAGGAGGAGAAATATGTTCACACTTACTGCATGACAACATCAACTTTCTACTGGTAGTTATTCAAAGAAACAATGACCAGTTCATCAAGGCCCAAGTCACATGTAGCAACAACTGATATTTTTACCATGTGATATATTTCATACAAAGCAATACACTGGAACTTTGTACTATCCCTTTTGATACTCTGTCTTTGTGCTGATTTGTGTAACATGTTACTTTACAGAAAgacatcttttcattttctgttttgtataaTCACTCAAGAGATCAGCTCCATAACTCCAGGTTTTAGCAgcattcatccttccctcagtCCTGCCCCCCTGTCCCTGCCACCACCACGCCTCACTGCAGGGACGGTATCAGCCGGTGATGAGCAAAGattgattttctctctcatcaGAACAGAGAATCTTAAATTAAAGTGGCCTCTGTCTAGCCAGTCTTCCAGAAAGGCCTGACTGATGGAAAGCTGCTGAGATGGTGGTCCTTCCAGCAGGTTCTCTCGTCTCTGCAGGaagcagaagctgcagcaggaagctcTGTTAGAGGGACCATAGGGTTCCTGGCTGAACAGCCAACTCATGGAAGATTCCTGGTGGCACCAAACGTCTTCCATTTCACCGTTATTGTCTTCTTGGAAACAAACTCAAAGTGCAAAGTAAAAGGGTTTGAATACTTTGTGAAGCCACTGTAAGTataaaagatatatttatgtacatataCCTGCACAAGAGAAGTATAAAGCCCAAATACACAATTAGGACATAAACTGTTTAacttttcagatgaaaaaataaagctgtGCTCCACTTCAACAGAcctttgggctttttatgcgtttatttgacagtatagtggcgagagacaggaaacggggaggcagagagagggggaatgacatgcagcgaaaggccgtccgacacgggatttgaaccggggccaacagcagcgaggactgtagcctctacacatggggcgcctgcttagaccactacgccacacgacgcccccaCTTCAACAGACCTTTAATAGAGTTCACGACAGGCCTCATCACAGTGTCACTGAAAACTCTCAGCCACTGACACAGGGACTGACATGAGCATGTAATGAAAGACATCCAGTCACTTACTGATGGGAAATTTAGCCCCCACCTCACCTGACCTGGATCTCCCTGGAAGAAATCCACACTATCACACTACAGGAACAACAAAACCCACAGAGGGGGCGAGGCTGAGACTTGAACCCAGAACCTGACTCCTTCACACAGTCTAAATTACAAGGGGCCATGAAGAGTGCTGGGAATAAAATCTAACATGAGATCAGATTTGCATTAGTAACGTAAAACCAAGCTGAAGACAGGCTAAACAGCTCTTTAAGtatgattattataataatcataaattCAACTTCCTTCACTCACAGCAGCTTTGAGGTTTGTCTCTCAGTGTCGGTGTCACACCACATACGGTCACTTCTAGAGACTGTGTATATCAAGTATCATGTATGTAGGAATGAGTCCTGAGTCAAAACTCAATCACATGTCAGCAtaagttttatttcagctgcTATTGAACCCTTGGCTGTGTCTTAACCTCCTAAaacccgaactcttgcatggcgtgcatttttaatttctctttgctatttaggctgattgggacctgagaaaaatgatgtccacatatgaggacattagttttaaatttcgattactgagtggcagtataatatcctcatatgtggtcaccaggcccttgttgagaaaaagttagtattgtggtctagagaacccaaaatgtgaggtccacatatgtggacgccaggtcctaggagcTTAAAGCCATGCTGATGAAAAACCCGTCATTACGAAAATCACTTAAGAGGTCAATATACTAGTCCTCAACCTGTTAGTTGAATAAAGCACTGGAGTAATTAAGTCAAACAGAGTTCAgttataatgaaaatgaatgaaagcgGAACCActggtgcttttattctgaagaacCAAGCTGGTGTCGAGCTGGGAGTGTTGACGTAGTTGCTTCATATTCATTGCACATCAAAACCTGACCCTTGAACTACTACTCTGTACCGTTCCATGAATATTAATGAGAGTCAACACCTCACACTCAACCACTAGGCATTCCACCAGTGAATTCTATCTAAATATTCATTGTGGtcttgtgtgtgactgtggctgACAAGGCTCACCCACCTCCACGTCTGACACCTTCATCCGGGTTCCCTCCTTGCCGACAAAGATGTCGTCCACGTCCACCAGGATGTGGCGGTCCAACGACAAACACAGTCTCTTCCCTGTCAGATAGGCGATGGCATCTACAAACACCAGCTTGTGAAGCCAAAAGTTTAGATTGTTCCCAAAGAGAACTCTTTGAATGCCATCATGGAGCCCCAAGTCCTGGACCACCGTCGCATGGAGGGCCCGCAGGGGACTAGATCCAAAATGTGCCAGTGCTTCAGCGGACTTGGTGCTGGCCAGAAGCACGGGTTCGTAAGTGGAGTGGTTGGACTGGAAAATGGTCCAGTCGTCCCCCGGTAAAGAGCCCTGCTCCACCTGGTTGGGCTTGGTGATGTAGAGCAGAGGAGCAGTCGGATTGATGCGGTAGTCCCTGAGTCCCAGGTGTGAGTGTAGAAAGAGGGGGAACCCTTTGAGCTGTGCGCTGAGGAGAGAGTTTTCATTGGCTTTGAAGAAGCCAATGACACCTACTCCATACTCAGCACAGTACTTGTCCAGCAAGTCCCGGTTCCACGCGTCCAGGTTGACgtatttcaacacattttcatagATGATGAGCGTGTATCGTCCACGGTTACGCTCCGTCAACGTGGGCATGTCACCTTTACCGGGAGCAATCTCTGTCTGGTAGTGGAAGCGGCTGGACTCTAATATGGCTACGATCTCCTGGCCCAGCTGGGAGTAGATGCTCTCTACGAACACCAGAACCACAGGCTCTGTCCGTGAATTGTCCACCGCCTTCACCTGTCGCAGTCGGCCTTGGCGCGGGGGAAGGAAGAGAGGTGCCCTCTGGACACCCGGCCCTCCGCCTGCGGCCCCAGTACTGGCTCCTGGTGacatcccccctcctcctccacagtcaCTGAAGGGCAAAGGGGGGGCCTCCTTGATTTTGGGGCTGTTGGAGACGTAGTAAGCTAGGAAGGCCATGGACAGCAGGCAGAAGATGATCAGTGCCAGGATGAGGCGGTGAAGCTCCAGCTGGCGGACTCCTCGCATTAGCTTCCACACGCCCAAGCCTGCACCTACCATGGTGTTGGAGGGGGGAGGCAGGACTGGGCAGCAAGCAGCAGCGCTGAACAGTCAAAGGAAGCAGAGGGGTGGAGtaggggtgaggggaggggggagtggaAGAGGAAGATCTAGCAGTAGATACTGACACTATGCTGTGCTGAAGAATAGCCATTTACACTAGGTCACCATGGCCAGCATCATCCATTACCTGCTTTACACTTGTAGctctgcagcacagaaacactctCAGCTGACTCaatggaaggagggagggggtggggtggggtggggttgggggttAGAGATCCAAGAAGGAGAAATGGAAGTTGGCTGAATAAAAGCTAACACCAACAGAGGTGATCTCTCCGAGTTCAGCctcagctgtttgctgctgctcgGCTCTCTCCCTCAAGCAGCTGTGCAGGCGTCTCTACGTGTGGACATGTCCCACTGTGGTGGAGCTTGTAGCTGGTGTAGCCTCTCGGCAGTGAGAGTGTCTGCGCTGGTGGTCGGTGCTTCGGGGATGAACCCCCTCAGGCCACCTAGCCTGGACATCCCACAAAAAGACACCTGGAAGATGAGGgcacagaggggagagagagggggagggaagaaggggacaaggaaaagagggaagaaagtTTTCAGtcagcttttatttctggttatAGCTGCTCTGCACACTTCTGACACGTCAAAGGAATACTCCAGCCAAACATCAAAAGGCAAAAGaatgaattatcattatttattggGCAACATCTTGTTGCAGATCAAACACTTGCACAGAAACGTGTTCCcagtttgaataaaacaaaagctttcaacatgaaatgaaaacgtGATACCATGGCTGCGGTCGAGAAGTCAAAATAACATCCTCTCTATCCACTTCCCCTCGACCTCCAGGGAACacgtcatgaggtcaaggacAGATGTGAAGGAGAGTTGACGAGGACCTAGGAAAACAATCTGACTGCACTTACACTAGGACTTTTTTCAAAACTAACTGTATAACACACGGacgataaatcctcctttcctaaccacagatacaaaacaaacaggattcaaatgttgaaataagaaaatatgaaagaaagtTCAACcatcaaaataatttaataataataatagagaCCAGAGTGGATGATATTCAGACATACAGGAAGTAGCTTATACAGagttttgactgttttatgtgtttgtcaagtagagaaaattcatttttcagagCAGTGAGCAGTTTTCCCCTGactggatttaaagagaataaatctatatttatggatttgggtTTCAGtggatcagacaaggatttccatcagttctggatcgagtcacaaacataaaacagctgctctgttgtttctacatttacatgtatgtgGGTGAAAGTACAATGGTGTGTCACTTtgaatgttgctgcagcaaggaattgtgggacggcatttctcctttcctttcctaaaggaaggtccagtgtttcctctgctaaaggagataagataggaagcactgaagctcctttcctcctcatgtagagaagtggagcagctgtgatcatggtgctgctcagagacttcagctcatttcatcagtttcaaccttcataagaaaaaagacttttcaacCTCAGCCCTCGTTTGTTATATACACGTTCGATACAGAACATGAAGTAGGAGGAGGTACTTGAGTGTCTTGAAGAAAAAGTTTCATTAATTTCCACAAAGATACTGAACACAGAGgacagtgtgtctgcagcatGGGACAAAACTAAACTTGTTAAagtaaacacattaaataaaagacaaatgtacaaacacaaagactgtgATCTAACTTTTCTATGTGCCACCATCCACAGAGAGAATCAATGCAGAGGCTTGAAATGAATCAGGTTCTTACCGATTCATTCACAGTTTGGATAAAGAAGCTGCCCACTCATAACTCCATGCAATTTATTCCTTCATCAAAGTTTCACACAAGCAGAGCTGCTTCACAATGACCCTGACAACGTACTGATtcttagtttgtgtgtgtgtgtgtgtgtgtgtgtgtgtgtgtgtggggtccTTCCTGAATAAGACTATGAATAAGAATCTGCTGCTTTGTATGAGTATAGTAACTATGCACATGCATGTCACCTTCTGGCTCCCAGTGGTAATTAAAGGAGCTCCCAGTACtatgacacaacacacacacacacacacacacacacacacacacacacagcagaagacCCATGCAGTGAATAAGCTACTGTTTAGATTTCAAATCTTCAATTAATGTCCTGTGGTGGTCTcagaactctgtgtgtgtgtgtttgtgttctgtggtggtcttggtgtgtgtgtgtgtgcatgtgaacagACACTGGAATGAATAGATGTTTGCAAAAGGCTGAGGCGATGGATACAACttagagaacacacacacacacacacacacacacacacacacacacacacacacacacacacacacacacacacacacacacacagtcagtgttcaGGATGACGCGCCTGTTAAACAAACCATGAAACCATCTGAAACACATTCTGTCATCTCATTAGAACACTTGATTGCTGCTGATGAGGCCGCTGATGTTAGAggtcacaaaaagaaaatgtcttatACTCCTGAATGAACCTgattagagaaaataaacttAAACACGCTTGGGATGGCGTGATTGTTTAGTGATGCAGCTGAGAGCAGGGACTGTTCTGAGAACTCACCTTCAA is a window of Seriola aureovittata isolate HTS-2021-v1 ecotype China chromosome 14, ASM2101889v1, whole genome shotgun sequence DNA encoding:
- the ndst2a gene encoding bifunctional heparan sulfate N-deacetylase/N-sulfotransferase 2, whose translation is MVGAGLGVWKLMRGVRQLELHRLILALIIFCLLSMAFLAYYVSNSPKIKEAPPLPFSDCGGGGGMSPGASTGAAGGGPGVQRAPLFLPPRQGRLRQVKAVDNSRTEPVVLVFVESIYSQLGQEIVAILESSRFHYQTEIAPGKGDMPTLTERNRGRYTLIIYENVLKYVNLDAWNRDLLDKYCAEYGVGVIGFFKANENSLLSAQLKGFPLFLHSHLGLRDYRINPTAPLLYITKPNQVEQGSLPGDDWTIFQSNHSTYEPVLLASTKSAEALAHFGSSPLRALHATVVQDLGLHDGIQRVLFGNNLNFWLHKLVFVDAIAYLTGKRLCLSLDRHILVDVDDIFVGKEGTRMKVSDVEALLNTQNKLRALVPKFTFNLGFSGKFYHTGTDEEDRGDDMLLQHRMDFWWFPHMWSHMQPHLFHNVSVLAEQMRLNKIFAQEHGIPTDMGYAVAPHHSGVYPVHSQLYEAWKSVWGIKVTSTEEYPHLRPARYRRGFIHNGIQVLPRQTCGLFTHTIFYNEYPGGSKELDKSIRGGELFLTVLLNPISIFMTHLSNYGNDRLGLYTFESLVKFVQCWTNLRLQTLPPVQLAEKYFQIFPEERDPLWQNPCHDKRHKDIWSKEKTCDRLPKFLVIGPQKTGTTALHSFLSLHPAITSSFPSPTTFEEIQFFSGVNYDNGIDWYMDFFPFPSNVSTDFMFEKSANYFDTEVAPKRAAALLPRAKILAVLINPSDRAYSWYQHQRAHQDPAALNNTFHLVVTAGPSAPKDLLALQRRCLNPGAYATHLERWLQHYQPSQLHIVDGALLRSNPALVMEGIQRFLGVTPVFNYTQALMYDDSKGFWCQRVEGGRAKCLGKSKGRKYPEMSPESRAFLAEYYHEHNMELLRLLNRLGQPLPSWLRQELQSTSWS